One region of Eupeodes corollae chromosome 1, idEupCoro1.1, whole genome shotgun sequence genomic DNA includes:
- the LOC129939527 gene encoding cell cycle checkpoint protein RAD1, translated as MHNSKVLYDKGILKNLKMLTQTQYSNFKFAGRLDKVKAFYSGMKAISFGETAKFQINENGFRIMTENAKSIQASLFITKEVFEEFCLDGEYNFSVNMNILVECIGLFAGSDCSMKMFYKGEGAPLMLVIEDHADEDVLTECSIKTSQYEESTEYSLNENSTSYNIIFIRGPDMAQIFSEIDKTADELEITLSPKEPHFRIATIGVMQSESNIEVAKTSDMMLMFNCRGETVTRYKCSHIRLTLKALSACSKVALKTDSSGLLELHFMIHSSDEAQVYIQFFVLPMVEED; from the exons ATGCACAATTCGAAGGTTTTATATGATaaaggaattttgaaaaatcttaaaatgttaACCCAAACGCAGTATTCGAATTTCAAATTTGCCGGCCGATTGGACAAGGTTAAGGCATTCTATTCAGGAATGAAGGCTATAAGTTTTGGAGAG actgcaaaatttcaaatcaatgaAAACGGTTTTCGAATTATGACGGAAAATGCCAAAAGTATACAAGCCAGTCTCTTCATAACCAAAGAAGTCTTCGAAGAATTCTGCCTTGATGGTGAATACAATTTTAGCGTCAACATGAACATACTTGTTGAATGCATTGGACTCTTTGCTGGCAGCGATTGTAGCATGAAAATGTTCTACAAAGGCGAAGGAGCTCCATTGATGTTGGTCATAGAAGATCATGCTGATGAGGATGTCCTAACAGAATGCTCAATTAAGACTTCACAATATGAAGAATCAACTGAGTATTCGTTGAACGAAAACAGTACaagttataatataattttcattcgtGGTCCAGATATGGCACAGATATTTTCTGAAATCGATAAGACCGCAGATGAATTGGAAATCACACTCTCACCGAAAGAACCACATTTTCGAATAGCTACAATTGGTGTAATGCAATCTGAATCTAATATCGAAGTGGCTAAGACGAGTGATATGATGCTGATGTTCAATTGCCGGGGTGAAACTGTAACACGTTATAAGTGTTCACATATTCGTTTGACTTTGAAAGCACTATCGGCTTGTTCTAAAGTGGCTCTGAAGACTGATTCTAGTGGATTGCTGGAGTTACATTTTATGATACATTCGAGTGACGAAGCTCAGgtgtatatacaattttttgttttaccaatGGTTGAAGAAGATTga
- the LOC129945564 gene encoding uncharacterized protein LOC129945564 — MPGTNDQPVNAKADAPTDNSMEALEAQLQDLQQQVLSQQATRGTEVESSHAQVRPPPFWRENVKLWFAQLEAQFTLVNLRSDARKFNLVIAHLDQTTATEVQDVIINPPQGNAYVRLKEELISRLAPSRDTQIRQMLDREQLGDRKPSQFLRRLKDLAGGTMTDDALKAIWIDRLPVQTQSILAAHPPGTAENPTNLDNLGLIADRINDVIPQQQVASTSSHPNPSFLSLSEKVEQLAKQVEAMYTNRGDQNRRLARSRSRSRARQNRNPTPTSNEKKNNNQTSFCYFHRNWGSKARNCRPPCDFNQAGNENGCH, encoded by the coding sequence ATGCCTGGAACCAACGACCAACCTGTGAACGCTAAAGCTGATGCTCCGACAGACAATTCAATGGAAGCATTGGAAGCGCAATTGCAAGATCTCCAGCAACAAGTACTTTCCCAGCAGGCAACGAGAGGTACGGAGGTTGAATCTAGCCATGCTCAAGTGCGACCACCACCTTTTTGGCGAGAAAATGTGAAGCTCTGGTTCGCTCAACTCGAAGCACAGTTTACATTGGTGAATTTGCGATCTGATGCCCGAAAGTTTAACCTCGTCATTGCTCATCTGGATCAGACCACAGCCACAGAAGTACAAGACGTAATCATCAATCCACCACAAGGTAATGCATATGTTCGATTAAAAGAAGAACTTATTTCTCGTTTGGCCCCATCTAGAGACACACAGATTAGGCAAATGCTAGATCGAGAACAGCTAGGTGACAGGAAACCGTCTCAGTTTCTTCGACGATTGAAGGATTTAGCTGGCGGTACAATGACTGACGATGCTTTAAAGGCAATTTGGATTGATAGATTGCCTGTCCAAACACAATCTATACTTGCTGCACATCCTCCTGGTACAGCTGAAAATCCAACAAATCTTGATAACCTTGGTCTCATCGCAGACAGAATCAACGACGTCATTCCACAGCAACAAGTTGCCAGCACATCTAGCCACCCAAATCCTTCATTTTTGAGTCTCTCAGAGAAAGTGGAACAACTGGCTAAGCAAGTTGAAGCCATGTACACGAACCGAGGAGACCAAAATCGCAGGCTGGCAAGATCGAGATCACGCTCTCGTGCTAGGCAAAACAGAAATCCAACACCAACTTCGAACgagaagaaaaacaacaatcaaACTAGTTTTTGCTATTTCCATCGTAACTGGGGATCTAAAGCAAGAAATTGCCGCCCACCATGTGATTTCAACCAAGCGGGAAACGAAAACGGATGTCATTGA